The following proteins come from a genomic window of Bacteroidia bacterium:
- a CDS encoding RNA methyltransferase has protein sequence MRKLENAELGRLKAEEFKIAPKLPMVLVLDNVRSLNNIGSVFRTADAFRFQAIYLCGFTATPPHREIQKTALGATETVEWFYTSSTMEAVQSLREQGFIVCSVEQAEKSRSLETVEWDPNKSYALVFGNEVEGVDQLVVDASDTVIEIPQLGTKHSLNIAVSVGILSWDFAKTFLLKV, from the coding sequence ATGAGGAAGTTGGAGAATGCCGAGCTGGGGCGCTTAAAGGCCGAGGAGTTTAAAATCGCACCAAAGCTTCCAATGGTGTTGGTATTAGACAATGTTCGTAGTTTAAATAATATTGGTTCTGTTTTTCGCACTGCTGATGCGTTTCGCTTTCAGGCCATATACCTTTGCGGCTTTACGGCTACCCCGCCTCATCGTGAAATACAGAAAACAGCCTTGGGGGCCACCGAAACCGTTGAATGGTTCTATACAAGTTCTACCATGGAGGCTGTCCAAAGTCTCAGGGAACAAGGTTTTATTGTTTGTTCTGTAGAGCAAGCCGAAAAAAGTAGGTCTCTTGAAACAGTTGAATGGGATCCTAATAAATCCTATGCCTTGGTTTTTGGAAATGAAGTCGAGGGTGTTGATCAACTCGTTGTAGATGCTTCAGATACAGTTATTGAAATTCCGCAATTGGGGACCAAACATTCGCTAAACATTGCAGTTAGTGTGGGAATTCTAAGTTGGGATTTTGCTAAAACTTTCCTTCTTAAAGTTTGA
- a CDS encoding LysE family transporter, which produces MLINTSMRFGFRAAMILEIGILASDVSYILLAWYGLGNFMLDPTFQYWMGIVGGILVLGFAVSILTSKKNPLENEPEPLNAKNAVGLAIKSFLLNSSNPSVIVFWFTTVGLAMKSYNSQPQSIFIYFTSCIGTATILDMVKAYYAKRARQLVNPKSYKWIRLFSGVLLLILSGLLIGKSLKG; this is translated from the coding sequence TTGCTTATTAATACAAGCATGAGGTTTGGCTTTAGGGCTGCTATGATTTTAGAAATTGGAATTCTAGCATCCGATGTTTCTTATATTCTGCTTGCCTGGTATGGTTTGGGTAATTTTATGCTCGATCCAACCTTTCAATATTGGATGGGTATCGTTGGTGGTATCCTCGTTTTGGGATTTGCCGTTTCCATACTAACTTCTAAAAAAAATCCCCTCGAAAATGAACCTGAACCGCTCAATGCCAAAAATGCTGTTGGCTTAGCGATTAAGTCTTTTTTGCTTAATTCCTCTAATCCTTCGGTCATCGTGTTTTGGTTTACTACCGTTGGGCTTGCCATGAAATCCTATAATTCTCAACCACAATCTATTTTTATTTATTTTACAAGTTGTATAGGAACTGCAACCATTCTAGACATGGTTAAAGCATACTATGCAAAACGAGCCAGGCAGCTAGTCAATCCTAAAAGTTATAAGTGGATTCGTTTATTTTCCGGGGTATTATTGCTTATTTTGTCTGGTTTGTTGATAGGTAAATCTCTAAAAGGTTAA